A genomic region of Mesorhizobium sp. NZP2077 contains the following coding sequences:
- a CDS encoding microcin C ABC transporter permease YejB, which translates to MGAYILRRILLMIPTLFGIMAISFAVIQFAPGGPVEQVIASLTNQGGTDRLGGGGGDAGTGGNFDVAGDISSKYRGAQGLDPEFIKKLEKQFGFDKPPLERFGMMLWNYIRFDFGDSYFRDISVLDLILEKMPVSISLGIWITILSYLISIPLGIRKAVKDGSAFDMWTSGVVIIGYAIPGFLFGILLMVLFAGGSFWDWFPLRGIVSDNWDQLSWPNRIADYIWHMTLPLTALVLSAFATTTLLTKNSFLEEIRKQYVVTARAKGLSERKVLYGHVFRNAMLIVIAGFPGAFISAFFTGSLLIENIFSLDGLGLLGFKSVIARDYPVVFANLYIFSLLGLFVGLLSDLMYTWVDPRIDFERRDI; encoded by the coding sequence ATGGGCGCCTATATTCTGCGACGCATCCTGCTGATGATCCCGACACTGTTCGGCATCATGGCGATATCCTTCGCCGTGATTCAGTTCGCGCCTGGCGGTCCGGTCGAGCAGGTGATTGCCAGCCTGACCAACCAGGGCGGCACCGATCGCCTCGGCGGCGGTGGTGGCGACGCCGGCACCGGTGGCAATTTCGATGTGGCCGGCGATATCAGTTCGAAATACCGCGGTGCCCAGGGTCTTGATCCCGAGTTCATCAAGAAGCTGGAAAAGCAGTTCGGCTTCGATAAGCCCCCGCTCGAACGCTTCGGCATGATGCTGTGGAACTATATAAGGTTCGATTTCGGCGACAGCTATTTCCGCGACATATCGGTGCTCGACCTGATCCTCGAAAAGATGCCGGTGTCGATCTCGCTCGGCATATGGATCACCATCCTGTCCTATCTGATCTCGATCCCCCTCGGCATCCGCAAGGCGGTCAAGGACGGCTCGGCGTTCGACATGTGGACCAGCGGCGTCGTCATCATCGGCTATGCCATCCCGGGCTTCCTGTTCGGCATCCTGCTGATGGTGCTTTTTGCCGGCGGCTCGTTCTGGGACTGGTTCCCGTTGCGCGGCATCGTTTCGGACAATTGGGACCAGTTGTCCTGGCCGAACAGGATCGCCGACTATATCTGGCACATGACCTTGCCGCTGACGGCGCTGGTGCTGTCGGCCTTCGCCACGACGACGCTGCTCACCAAGAACTCCTTCCTGGAAGAGATTCGCAAACAGTACGTGGTGACAGCGCGCGCCAAGGGCCTGTCGGAGCGCAAGGTGCTCTACGGCCATGTCTTCCGCAACGCTATGCTGATCGTCATCGCCGGCTTTCCCGGCGCCTTCATCTCGGCCTTCTTCACCGGCTCGCTGCTGATCGAGAACATCTTTTCGCTCGACGGTCTTGGCCTGCTCGGTTTCAAGTCGGTGATAGCGCGCGATTATCCAGTCGTGTTCGCCAATCTCTACATCTTCTCGCTGCTTGGGCTGTTCGTCGGCTTGCTGTCCGACCTGATGTACACCTGGGTCGATCCGCGCATCGATTTCGAGCGGAGAGACATCTGA
- a CDS encoding ABC transporter permease, which produces MSEAVVENTPTRLRRPWLSPLNRRRWHNFKANRRGYWSLWIFLVLFGLSLFSEWIANDKPILVSYKGEILFPVLVAYPEEKFGGFYAVTDYRDPVIRDEINANGWMIWPPIRYSYRTVNNAIPDAAPAKPSWQYDADKRCSQYPQKAADPDCIVGNWNWLGTDDQARDVLARLIYGFRISVLFGLILTAGSSLIGVAAGAMQGYFGGWTDLLFQRVIEIWSAIPVLYLLLIVSAILPPGFFILLGLMLIFSWVALVGVVRAEFLRARNFEYVNAARALGVPNRTIMFRHLLPNAMVATLTFLPFLTSGSISTLTSLDYLGFGLPPGSPSLGELMKQAQSNLNAPWLGISGFIVVSLMLSLLVFIGEAARDAFDPRKAFR; this is translated from the coding sequence ATGTCCGAAGCCGTTGTGGAGAACACGCCGACACGCCTCAGACGGCCCTGGCTGTCGCCGCTGAACCGCCGGCGCTGGCACAATTTCAAGGCCAACCGGCGCGGCTACTGGTCGCTGTGGATCTTCCTTGTCTTGTTCGGTCTGTCGCTGTTTTCCGAATGGATCGCCAACGACAAGCCGATCCTCGTCTCCTACAAGGGCGAGATCCTGTTTCCGGTGCTGGTCGCCTACCCCGAGGAGAAGTTCGGCGGCTTCTATGCCGTCACCGATTATCGCGACCCGGTCATCCGGGACGAGATCAACGCCAATGGTTGGATGATCTGGCCGCCGATCCGCTACTCCTATCGCACCGTCAACAATGCGATCCCCGATGCCGCTCCTGCAAAGCCGTCGTGGCAATATGATGCGGACAAGCGCTGCAGCCAGTATCCGCAGAAGGCCGCCGATCCCGACTGCATTGTCGGCAACTGGAACTGGCTGGGAACCGACGACCAGGCGCGCGACGTGCTGGCGCGGCTTATCTACGGTTTCAGGATCTCGGTGCTGTTTGGCCTGATCCTGACTGCCGGCTCGTCGCTGATCGGCGTCGCCGCGGGCGCCATGCAGGGCTATTTCGGCGGCTGGACCGATCTTCTGTTTCAGCGCGTCATCGAGATATGGTCAGCGATCCCGGTGCTCTATCTGCTGCTCATCGTCTCCGCAATCCTGCCGCCCGGCTTCTTCATCCTGCTTGGCCTGATGCTGATCTTCTCCTGGGTGGCGTTGGTCGGCGTGGTGCGGGCCGAGTTCCTGCGCGCCCGCAATTTCGAATATGTCAACGCGGCGCGCGCGCTCGGCGTGCCCAACCGCACGATCATGTTCCGGCATCTGTTGCCCAACGCCATGGTGGCGACGCTCACCTTCCTGCCGTTCCTGACCAGTGGTTCGATCTCGACGCTGACCTCGCTCGACTATCTCGGCTTCGGCCTGCCTCCGGGCTCGCCGTCGCTAGGCGAACTCATGAAGCAGGCGCAGAGCAACCTGAACGCGCCATGGCTCGGTATCTCCGGCTTCATCGTCGTCTCACTGATGCTGTCCTTGCTGGTGTTCATCGGTGAGGCCGCGCGCGATGCCTTCGATCCGCGCAAGGCATTCAGATGA
- a CDS encoding ABC transporter ATP-binding protein, with protein sequence MSEILLSVRDLSVAFTQGGNQSMAVDYISFDLAKGETVALVGESGSGKSVSALSVLKLLPYPTASHPSGKILFQGADLLAMNEKQLRQVRGNKITMIFQEPMTSLNPLHTIEHQIVEILKLHQGMADRPAKARTLALLKEVGIREPEKRLDAYPHQLSGGQRQRVMIAMALANEPELLIADEPTTALDVTVQAQILELLAGLKSRKGMSMLFITHDLGIVRKIADRVCVMTKGKIVETGPTKDIFANPQHAYTKHLLAAEPKGKPPAANDAAKPVMTGKDIKVWFPIKKGFFRTTVDHVKAVDGIDVTVRAGQTLGVVGESGSGKTTLGLALARMISSTGSIQFNGRDINQLTFNAMRPLRRELQIVFQDPFGSLSPRMSIAEIIEEGLKIHEPKLSPDERDDKVAAVLKEVGLDPETRNRYPHEFSGGQRQRVAIARAMVLNPRFVMLDEPTSALDMSVQAQVVDLLRNLQAKYDLAYLFISHDLKVIRALANDVIVMRNGQIVEAGPAQQIFENPQTDYTRALISAAFKIETAPVGIVSE encoded by the coding sequence ATGAGCGAAATTCTGCTCTCCGTCCGCGATCTCAGCGTCGCCTTCACGCAAGGCGGCAACCAGTCGATGGCGGTCGACTACATTTCCTTCGACCTCGCCAAGGGCGAGACCGTAGCGCTGGTCGGAGAGTCCGGCTCCGGCAAATCGGTTTCGGCCTTGTCAGTGCTGAAGCTGCTGCCTTATCCGACGGCGAGCCACCCTTCGGGAAAGATCCTGTTCCAGGGCGCCGACCTGCTGGCCATGAACGAGAAGCAGTTGCGGCAGGTGCGCGGCAACAAGATCACCATGATCTTCCAGGAGCCGATGACCTCGCTCAATCCGCTGCACACGATCGAGCACCAGATTGTCGAGATCCTGAAGCTGCATCAGGGCATGGCCGACCGCCCGGCCAAGGCCCGCACGCTGGCCTTGCTCAAGGAAGTGGGTATCCGCGAGCCGGAAAAACGTCTCGACGCTTACCCGCACCAGCTCTCCGGCGGTCAGCGCCAGCGCGTGATGATCGCCATGGCGCTGGCCAACGAACCGGAACTGCTGATCGCCGACGAGCCGACGACGGCGCTCGACGTTACCGTGCAGGCGCAGATCCTCGAACTGCTGGCGGGCTTGAAAAGCCGCAAGGGCATGTCGATGCTGTTCATCACCCATGATCTCGGCATCGTGCGCAAGATCGCCGACCGGGTCTGCGTGATGACCAAGGGCAAGATCGTCGAGACCGGGCCGACCAAGGACATCTTCGCCAACCCGCAGCACGCCTATACGAAACATCTGCTGGCGGCCGAACCAAAGGGCAAGCCGCCGGCCGCCAACGATGCGGCCAAGCCTGTCATGACCGGCAAGGACATCAAGGTCTGGTTCCCGATCAAGAAGGGGTTTTTCCGAACCACCGTCGATCATGTGAAGGCGGTCGACGGCATCGATGTCACCGTGCGCGCCGGCCAGACGCTGGGTGTGGTCGGCGAATCCGGCTCCGGCAAGACGACGCTCGGCCTGGCGCTGGCGCGGATGATCTCATCGACCGGAAGCATCCAGTTCAACGGCCGCGACATCAACCAGCTCACCTTCAACGCCATGCGGCCGCTCAGGCGGGAATTGCAGATCGTCTTCCAGGATCCGTTCGGCTCGCTCAGTCCGCGCATGTCGATTGCCGAGATCATCGAGGAAGGGCTGAAGATCCACGAGCCGAAGCTGTCGCCCGATGAGCGCGACGACAAGGTGGCCGCCGTGCTGAAGGAGGTCGGCCTCGATCCGGAGACCCGCAACCGATACCCGCACGAGTTTTCCGGCGGCCAGCGCCAGCGCGTCGCCATTGCGCGCGCCATGGTGCTCAACCCGCGCTTCGTCATGCTGGACGAGCCGACATCAGCGCTCGATATGAGCGTGCAGGCACAGGTCGTCGACCTCTTGCGCAACCTGCAGGCCAAGTACGACCTCGCCTATCTCTTCATCAGCCACGATCTCAAGGTCATCCGGGCGCTTGCCAACGACGTCATCGTCATGCGCAACGGCCAGATCGTCGAAGCCGGCCCTGCCCAGCAGATTTTTGAAAATCCGCAAACGGACTATACTCGGGCACTGATCTCGGCCGCCTTCAAGATAGAGACGGCGCCGGTCGGCATCGTCAGCGAGTGA
- a CDS encoding glyoxylate/hydroxypyruvate reductase A: MEKGRILLAVTGFHPQRWRDLLSAEREVVLEPDGAKDPSITYAVVWKQKPNLLSSLPNLRAIFSIGAGVDHIFADPGLPDVPIVRVVADNLTQYMTEYVVWRVLDHHRQGLLYRQQQPKKTWHEPPQRPAGDISVGIMGLGNLGRAAASVLLSLGFAVNGWSRNDRPMKGVATYSGEAGLIPFLKATDILVVLLPLTPDTQGIINYGVLKELRKRNGLGGSVLINAGRGRLQKDADIVRALDDGTLKEASLDVFEVEPLPKTSPLWNHPKVFVTPHAAATSDPIHLVPAMLRQMDAFERGEKLDNLVDRKAGY, from the coding sequence ATGGAAAAAGGCCGTATCCTGCTTGCCGTCACCGGCTTTCATCCGCAGCGCTGGCGCGACCTGTTGTCGGCCGAGCGCGAGGTGGTGCTAGAGCCGGACGGCGCCAAGGATCCGTCGATCACCTATGCGGTGGTGTGGAAGCAGAAGCCGAACCTGTTGTCGTCGCTGCCCAATCTGCGCGCCATCTTCTCGATCGGCGCCGGCGTCGACCATATCTTCGCCGACCCGGGCCTGCCCGACGTGCCGATCGTCAGGGTCGTCGCCGACAACCTCACCCAGTACATGACCGAATATGTCGTCTGGCGGGTGCTCGATCACCATCGCCAGGGCCTGCTCTACCGGCAGCAACAGCCCAAGAAGACCTGGCACGAGCCGCCGCAGAGGCCGGCCGGCGACATTTCCGTGGGCATTATGGGGCTCGGCAATCTCGGCCGCGCCGCGGCCTCGGTGCTGCTGTCGCTCGGCTTCGCAGTCAATGGCTGGTCACGCAACGACCGGCCGATGAAAGGGGTCGCGACCTATTCCGGCGAGGCCGGTTTGATTCCCTTCCTCAAGGCGACCGATATCCTTGTCGTGCTGTTGCCGCTGACGCCGGACACGCAAGGCATCATCAATTACGGCGTGCTGAAGGAATTGCGCAAGCGCAACGGCCTCGGCGGCTCAGTGCTGATCAACGCCGGACGCGGCCGCCTGCAGAAGGACGCCGACATAGTGCGAGCGCTGGATGACGGCACGCTGAAGGAGGCGAGCCTCGACGTGTTCGAGGTCGAACCGCTGCCGAAGACCAGCCCGCTGTGGAACCACCCGAAAGTGTTCGTGACGCCGCATGCCGCGGCGACCTCCGATCCGATACACCTCGTGCCGGCCATGCTGCGCCAGATGGACGCCTTCGAGCGCGGTGAAAAGCTCGACAATCTGGTGGACCGCAAGGCGGGATATTAG
- a CDS encoding AAA family ATPase, with translation MKLSDLGDRICILGPSNSGKSTLADAIARKRGLEPIHLDLLHHLPNTDWEPRPKAEFIALHDAAIAGERWVMDGNYSVGMPQRFQRATGLILLDISTPASLLRYFRRTLFEKERRGALAGGRDSVKWDMIHHIAVTTPKNRRRYHAMFEELDLPKLRLSSLRAIKACFREWNLAR, from the coding sequence ATGAAACTCTCGGACCTTGGTGACCGCATCTGCATTCTGGGGCCGTCCAACAGCGGCAAGTCGACCCTGGCCGACGCGATTGCCCGCAAGCGTGGCCTGGAGCCCATTCACCTCGATCTGCTTCATCATCTGCCCAACACCGACTGGGAGCCGCGCCCAAAGGCCGAATTCATTGCCTTGCATGACGCCGCGATCGCCGGCGAACGCTGGGTGATGGACGGAAATTACTCGGTCGGCATGCCGCAACGCTTTCAGCGGGCGACGGGATTGATCCTGCTGGATATCTCGACGCCGGCTAGTCTGCTGCGCTATTTCAGGCGAACCCTGTTCGAGAAGGAGAGGCGCGGCGCCTTGGCGGGCGGACGCGACAGCGTCAAATGGGACATGATCCACCATATTGCCGTGACCACGCCGAAAAACCGCCGGAGATACCACGCAATGTTCGAAGAGCTCGACCTGCCAAAGCTGCGGCTGTCTTCGCTGCGGGCGATCAAGGCGTGCTTTCGGGAGTGGAACCTAGCCAGATGA
- a CDS encoding methyltransferase domain-containing protein yields MKPLQASSGDLNADRRADYAEMMHADGDHAAAAELLLGALELTPQWSMGWFRLGEMQLAAGASDLAAQAWTVSLQLDPTDRQGAGLNLQLIGKAPASDALPSAFVETLFDHYAESFDESLVDRLGYRLPELLDQAIRTAGPGRFPLALDLGCGTGLMGQRLRPIADRLEGYDISTGMLKRARAKGVYDFLGKADLRNFSYAGPKAELVTVADVFIYVGALGDILKTIAGLLAGDGLFAFSVERLSGSGDFVLLPSRRYAHSETYVREILAANGFSTLSLETTVIRQDRREPVDGLVVMAGKIHGA; encoded by the coding sequence ATGAAACCGCTTCAGGCCTCGTCCGGCGACTTGAACGCCGATCGCCGCGCCGACTATGCCGAGATGATGCATGCGGATGGCGACCATGCGGCGGCGGCGGAATTGCTGCTCGGGGCACTCGAATTGACGCCGCAATGGTCGATGGGCTGGTTTCGTCTCGGCGAAATGCAGCTGGCGGCGGGTGCATCGGATCTGGCCGCGCAGGCATGGACGGTGTCGCTGCAACTCGATCCGACGGATCGTCAGGGCGCTGGGCTGAACCTGCAATTGATAGGCAAGGCGCCGGCGTCCGACGCACTTCCCAGCGCTTTCGTCGAGACACTGTTCGACCACTACGCCGAGAGCTTCGATGAATCACTGGTCGACAGGCTGGGTTACCGGCTGCCTGAGCTGCTGGATCAGGCCATTCGAACGGCAGGGCCGGGTCGCTTCCCGCTGGCGCTCGATCTCGGCTGCGGCACCGGCCTGATGGGGCAGAGACTGCGGCCCATTGCCGACCGGCTGGAGGGCTATGACATTTCGACCGGAATGCTGAAACGTGCGCGGGCCAAGGGCGTCTACGATTTCCTGGGCAAGGCCGATCTGCGGAATTTTTCCTATGCCGGCCCGAAAGCCGAGCTGGTGACAGTGGCCGACGTCTTCATCTATGTCGGCGCGCTCGGCGACATACTGAAGACGATCGCCGGCTTGCTGGCCGGGGATGGCCTGTTCGCCTTTTCCGTAGAGAGGTTGAGCGGCAGTGGCGATTTCGTGTTGCTGCCATCGCGCCGCTACGCGCACTCTGAAACCTATGTGCGCGAAATCCTGGCCGCCAACGGATTTTCGACCCTGTCCTTGGAAACAACCGTGATCCGGCAGGATCGTCGGGAACCGGTCGACGGCTTGGTCGTTATGGCCGGGAAAATCCACGGGGCCTGA
- a CDS encoding ligase-associated DNA damage response exonuclease, whose product MRASDLLHPRPEGLYCPPGDFFIDPVRPVNRALITHGHSDHARSGHRSVLATQQTLDIMGLRYGEDFAGTTQAARLGETIAVNGVSVSFHPAGHVLGSAQISVEHQGMCIVASGDYKRRRDATCAPFEPIRCDVFITEATFGLPVFRHPPDTEEIARLLKSAAQFPERSHLVGAYALGKAQRVMRLLRDAGYDKPLYIHGALTRLSEYYQSQGIDLGTLEPATVEGGKGDFAGAIVVGPPSAFADRWARRFPDPISCFASGWMRIRQRAKQGGVELPLIISDHADWDELIATIKETGAEEIWVTHGREEALVRWCELEGIAAKPLHLVGYEDEGD is encoded by the coding sequence ATGCGCGCCAGCGACCTGCTTCATCCCCGGCCCGAGGGCCTTTATTGCCCGCCGGGCGACTTCTTCATCGACCCGGTGCGGCCGGTGAACCGGGCTCTGATCACGCACGGCCATTCCGACCATGCGCGTTCAGGCCACCGCTCGGTGCTGGCGACGCAGCAGACGCTCGACATTATGGGTCTGCGCTATGGCGAGGATTTTGCCGGAACGACCCAAGCGGCTCGGCTCGGCGAAACGATTGCCGTCAACGGCGTCAGCGTCAGCTTCCATCCGGCCGGCCACGTGCTGGGCTCGGCGCAGATATCGGTCGAGCATCAGGGCATGTGCATCGTCGCCTCAGGCGACTATAAAAGGCGCAGAGATGCGACCTGCGCGCCGTTCGAGCCGATCCGCTGCGACGTGTTCATCACCGAGGCGACGTTCGGCCTGCCGGTCTTCCGTCATCCACCTGACACCGAAGAGATCGCCCGCCTGCTGAAATCGGCGGCGCAGTTTCCCGAGCGCTCGCATCTGGTCGGCGCCTATGCGCTGGGCAAGGCGCAGCGGGTGATGCGGCTGTTGCGCGACGCCGGCTACGACAAGCCGCTCTACATCCATGGCGCGTTGACCCGGCTCAGCGAATACTATCAGAGCCAGGGCATCGATCTGGGGACACTCGAACCGGCGACAGTGGAAGGCGGCAAGGGGGACTTTGCCGGCGCCATCGTGGTCGGCCCGCCATCGGCCTTCGCCGATCGCTGGGCGCGGCGCTTTCCAGACCCGATCTCGTGCTTCGCGTCGGGCTGGATGCGCATCCGCCAGCGCGCCAAGCAAGGCGGCGTCGAGCTGCCGCTGATCATCTCGGACCATGCCGACTGGGACGAACTGATCGCCACCATAAAGGAGACCGGCGCCGAGGAAATCTGGGTGACGCATGGCCGCGAGGAAGCGCTGGTGCGCTGGTGCGAGCTGGAAGGCATCGCCGCAAAGCCACTGCATCTGGTGGGCTATGAGGACGAGGGCGATTGA
- a CDS encoding cisplatin damage response ATP-dependent DNA ligase, whose protein sequence is MNRFAELLDRLVLTPSRNGKLTLLVDYFRSVEDPDRGLALAAITGDLNIAAVKPAMLRTLVTERMDPVLFGYSYDYVGDLAETVSLVWPQTPGKIPNREPTLGEVVAKLQAASRSDGPKVLAGLLDSAGISARFAIIKLVTGGLRIGVSARLAKQALADFGKVDVAEIEELWHGLSPPYTALFSWLEGKADKPKNTALALFRPVMLSNPVGDGDLEKLDPADYAAEWKWDGIRVQAVAEGGIRRLYSRTGDDVSGAFPDLADAMDFSATLDGELLVGDPREATGTFSDLQQRLNRKTVTPKMQQQYPAFMRCYDLLQVGDEDLRALSFRERRGRLEAFVKTLDPGRFDLSPFVDFADWQVLEHLRRAPPHPIIEGVMLKRWDSPYVAGRPKGPWFKWKRDPHTVDTVLMYAQRGHGKRSSFYSDYTFGVWSGAEGEEELVPVGKAYFGFTDEELKQIDKYVRDNTVERFGPVRSVRADRDNGLVLEVAFEGLNRSTRHKSGVAMRFPRISRLRWDKPANEADRIETLQALLDR, encoded by the coding sequence ATGAACCGCTTCGCCGAACTCCTCGACCGGCTGGTGCTGACGCCGTCGCGCAACGGCAAGCTGACGCTGCTGGTCGACTATTTCCGCAGCGTCGAGGATCCGGATCGCGGGCTGGCGCTGGCCGCCATCACCGGCGATCTGAATATAGCGGCGGTCAAGCCGGCGATGCTGCGCACGCTGGTCACCGAGCGCATGGACCCGGTGCTGTTCGGCTATTCCTACGACTATGTCGGCGATCTCGCCGAGACGGTGTCGCTGGTCTGGCCACAGACGCCTGGCAAGATCCCCAACCGGGAGCCGACGCTTGGCGAGGTCGTGGCAAAACTGCAGGCGGCAAGCCGCTCCGACGGACCCAAGGTTCTGGCCGGCTTGCTCGACAGCGCCGGCATCTCGGCGCGCTTTGCCATAATCAAGCTGGTCACCGGCGGCCTGCGCATCGGCGTCTCGGCGCGGCTGGCCAAACAGGCGCTGGCGGATTTCGGCAAGGTCGATGTCGCCGAGATCGAGGAGCTTTGGCACGGCCTGTCGCCACCTTACACGGCGCTGTTCTCTTGGCTGGAAGGCAAGGCCGACAAACCGAAGAACACGGCGCTGGCGCTGTTCCGCCCGGTGATGCTGTCGAACCCGGTCGGTGACGGCGATCTCGAAAAGCTTGACCCTGCGGACTACGCCGCTGAATGGAAATGGGACGGCATCCGCGTCCAGGCGGTGGCGGAAGGCGGCATCCGCCGGCTTTATTCGCGCACCGGCGACGATGTCTCCGGCGCCTTTCCCGACCTCGCCGACGCGATGGATTTTTCCGCGACGCTCGATGGCGAATTGCTTGTCGGCGACCCGCGAGAGGCGACAGGAACCTTCTCGGACCTGCAGCAGCGGCTGAACCGAAAAACGGTGACGCCGAAGATGCAGCAGCAATACCCGGCCTTCATGCGCTGCTACGACTTGCTTCAGGTCGGCGACGAAGATCTTCGCGCATTATCGTTCCGCGAACGGCGTGGCCGCCTCGAAGCCTTCGTGAAAACGCTCGACCCCGGCCGTTTCGACCTGTCGCCCTTCGTCGACTTCGCGGACTGGCAGGTGCTCGAACACCTGCGCCGCGCGCCGCCGCATCCGATCATCGAAGGCGTGATGTTGAAGCGCTGGGATTCGCCCTATGTCGCCGGCCGGCCGAAAGGCCCGTGGTTCAAATGGAAGCGCGATCCGCACACGGTGGACACCGTGCTGATGTATGCCCAGCGCGGCCATGGCAAGCGCTCGAGTTTTTACTCCGACTACACGTTCGGCGTCTGGTCCGGAGCCGAGGGCGAAGAGGAACTGGTGCCGGTCGGCAAGGCCTATTTCGGATTCACCGACGAGGAGCTGAAGCAGATCGACAAATATGTCAGGGACAACACAGTCGAGCGTTTTGGGCCAGTGCGTTCGGTGCGGGCGGATCGCGACAATGGGCTGGTGCTGGAAGTCGCCTTCGAGGGACTCAACCGTTCGACCCGGCATAAATCCGGCGTCGCCATGCGCTTTCCCCGCATTTCACGGCTGCGCTGGGACAAGCCGGCCAACGAAGCCGATCGCATCGAGACGTTGCAGGCCCTGCTCGACCGCTAA
- a CDS encoding DUF768 domain-containing protein, whose protein sequence is MKALTKHDLKTEADLSEDADLIVNRAGHFVEDWIEEHVVEQSTHVSAGVDVAQELASQCIADAQDEGIAAEDIQDEVGDLREYIAEAITEETGSLDSANLKKSSAV, encoded by the coding sequence ATGAAGGCGTTGACGAAGCATGATCTGAAAACCGAGGCGGACCTTTCCGAAGACGCCGACCTCATCGTCAACCGGGCTGGCCACTTCGTGGAGGATTGGATCGAGGAGCACGTCGTCGAACAATCGACCCATGTCTCCGCTGGGGTCGACGTGGCGCAGGAACTGGCCAGCCAGTGCATCGCCGATGCGCAGGACGAAGGCATCGCCGCCGAAGACATTCAAGATGAGGTCGGCGACCTCAGGGAATACATTGCCGAGGCTATCACCGAGGAGACTGGATCACTGGATTCGGCCAATCTGAAGAAGAGCAGCGCCGTGTGA
- a CDS encoding YihY/virulence factor BrkB family protein, whose product MGSKAKQSPQPAGKQSSLIDEAAASRAASTTQDSKATLRAERGDRGRDAAWPSQIPALGWKDIFWRLWEEFNKDRVLLVAAGATFYLLLALFPALAAFISIYGFVADPVAVADHVAYLGGLLPSGGLDLIRGQLQALASQKPGALGTGFFIGLGIALWSSNSGMKALFDAMNIAYEEREKRSFLMLNAMSILFTVGALLIGIVLLLTVGVVPALLRYFYLDAWTETLVAVSRWPILVGAMLTGISLLYRFGPSREHAKWRWLSWGALIATVAWIAASWLFSFYLQHFANYNATYGSLGAVVGLMMWTWISVIILIAGAAINAEMEHQTAIDSTTGPARPMGKRGAVVADTLGKIAD is encoded by the coding sequence GTGGGTTCGAAAGCAAAGCAGAGCCCGCAGCCAGCCGGCAAGCAATCCTCGTTGATCGACGAAGCAGCGGCCAGTCGTGCCGCGTCAACGACGCAGGATAGCAAGGCGACGCTGAGGGCGGAGAGGGGTGATCGAGGGCGCGACGCGGCCTGGCCCTCACAGATACCTGCTCTCGGCTGGAAGGATATTTTCTGGCGGCTGTGGGAAGAATTCAACAAGGACCGGGTTCTGCTCGTCGCGGCCGGCGCCACCTTCTATTTGTTGCTGGCACTGTTTCCGGCGCTGGCCGCGTTCATTTCCATTTACGGCTTTGTCGCCGATCCGGTTGCGGTTGCCGACCATGTCGCCTATCTCGGCGGATTGCTGCCATCGGGCGGGTTGGACCTCATTCGCGGCCAGTTGCAAGCACTGGCCAGTCAGAAGCCGGGCGCACTCGGCACCGGTTTCTTCATTGGCCTTGGCATAGCGCTGTGGAGCTCCAACAGCGGCATGAAAGCACTCTTCGATGCGATGAACATCGCCTATGAAGAGCGCGAGAAACGCAGCTTCCTCATGCTCAACGCGATGTCGATCCTGTTTACGGTCGGAGCGCTGCTGATCGGTATAGTGCTGCTGCTCACCGTGGGCGTGGTTCCGGCACTGCTGCGGTATTTCTATCTTGATGCCTGGACAGAAACGCTCGTTGCAGTGTCTCGGTGGCCGATCCTGGTCGGCGCCATGCTGACCGGCATTTCCCTGCTCTATCGCTTCGGGCCGAGCCGCGAACATGCTAAATGGCGCTGGTTGAGTTGGGGCGCCTTGATTGCAACAGTGGCGTGGATTGCGGCATCCTGGCTGTTCTCGTTCTACCTGCAGCATTTTGCCAATTACAACGCCACATACGGGTCGCTGGGCGCGGTTGTCGGCTTGATGATGTGGACGTGGATTTCGGTCATCATCCTCATCGCCGGTGCCGCCATCAATGCGGAGATGGAGCATCAGACCGCCATCGACTCCACCACGGGGCCGGCTCGCCCAATGGGCAAGCGCGGCGCCGTCGTCGCCGACACGTTGGGCAAGATTGCGGATTGA
- a CDS encoding YodC family protein, which yields MPNTFKTGDVVKLKSGGPKMTVSDGAASGMYLCHWFNREGDVWIPQHAGFKPDQLVAADPSA from the coding sequence ATGCCCAACACTTTCAAGACCGGAGACGTCGTCAAGCTGAAGTCGGGAGGGCCGAAGATGACGGTCAGCGACGGCGCTGCTTCCGGCATGTATCTCTGCCACTGGTTCAACCGCGAGGGCGATGTTTGGATCCCGCAACATGCGGGCTTCAAACCAGACCAACTGGTGGCCGCCGACCCATCGGCCTAG